One stretch of Candidatus Acidiferrales bacterium DNA includes these proteins:
- a CDS encoding ACT domain-containing protein: MPTSKEFAIRMEDRPGTLGKFCRALADRGVNILAFQSVPFEGKSLVRLVVDNPATAKTVIDSEQLACTETEVAQVKLPHRPGELARAASRLGEANININYAYVGVEPGTNAPLLIFGVAEVARAVAILEQATAAAAI; this comes from the coding sequence ATGCCGACGTCCAAAGAATTCGCCATTCGCATGGAAGATCGGCCCGGCACTCTCGGAAAATTCTGCCGGGCGCTGGCCGACCGCGGAGTGAACATTCTGGCTTTCCAATCGGTCCCCTTTGAGGGAAAGAGCCTGGTCCGCCTCGTGGTGGATAATCCGGCGACGGCCAAAACGGTCATTGATAGCGAGCAACTGGCCTGTACAGAGACTGAAGTCGCGCAAGTCAAACTTCCACACCGGCCGGGCGAGTTGGCGCGAGCCGCTTCGCGACTCGGTGAAGCCAACATCAACATCAACTACGCCTACGTCGGGGTCGAGCCGGGGACGAATGCGCCGCTGTTGATTTTCGGCGTTGCGGAAGTCGCCCGGGCGGTGGCCATTTTGGAGCAAGCCACTGCTGCGGCGGCGATCTAG
- the iscX gene encoding Fe-S cluster assembly protein IscX: MPGNLTWDDAEDIALKLIELHSDTDPMTLRFTDLHKWVTELPDFGDDPKGSNEGKLEAIQMAWFEEWKEKQEG, translated from the coding sequence ATGCCTGGCAACTTGACCTGGGATGACGCGGAAGACATCGCTCTGAAGTTGATCGAACTCCACTCGGACACCGATCCGATGACGCTTCGCTTCACCGACCTGCATAAGTGGGTGACGGAACTGCCCGACTTTGGCGACGACCCAAAGGGGTCAAACGAAGGGAAGCTCGAAGCCATCCAGATGGCCTGGTTCGAGGAATGGAAGGAGAAGCAAGAAGGCTAG
- a CDS encoding 2Fe-2S iron-sulfur cluster-binding protein, with amino-acid sequence MKITFLPLNKTVEVDLETMPYREHGKPHSFLDIALNNGIHLEHACGGNCACTTCHVVVKKGMELLSEAQDDELDKLDMAADLQLNSRLGCQSVITRNEGEIVIEIPAWNRNYVSEGGESSMVTAKKED; translated from the coding sequence GTGAAGATCACATTCTTGCCGCTCAACAAAACCGTTGAGGTGGACCTCGAAACGATGCCCTATCGGGAGCACGGCAAGCCGCATTCGTTCCTCGATATCGCCCTCAATAACGGGATTCACCTCGAGCACGCCTGCGGCGGGAATTGCGCCTGTACCACCTGTCACGTGGTGGTAAAGAAAGGCATGGAGCTGCTCAGCGAGGCGCAAGACGATGAACTGGACAAGCTCGACATGGCGGCTGACCTGCAACTCAATTCCCGGCTCGGCTGCCAGTCGGTCATCACCAGGAACGAAGGTGAGATCGTGATCGAGATTCCCGCCTGGAACCGGAACTACGTGAGTGAGGGCGGCGAGTCGTCCATGGTCACCGCCAAGAAAGAGGATTAG
- the dnaK gene encoding molecular chaperone DnaK, whose translation MGKVVGIDLGTTFSLVAYTEFGQPNCIQGPAGTTLCPSVVSLDEDGQVVVGELARQRLLTHPERTIYSVKRLMGRGVEDVREELKIFPFRIDEKSKNVIRVRLGGGAEHRSNRGERVFTPPEISAFILRELKSWAETFFGEEVDRAVITVPAYFNDSQRQATKDAGTLAGLEVLRLVNEPTAASLAYGLDKRRNGRIAVYDFGGGTFDISILKLKDGIFEVQSTNGDTHLGGDDIDNLLVEYLVEKLNACFEDRQPLDALVRQHLRKQAIQIKHELSVKETVAVHLATWDLPQGNHGSGADKLQLSFDLSRAEFEQMVEPIIERTLGPARLALKDAGLKPAEIDEVVLVGGSTRMPLVRRRVEELFGRKPHCELNPDEVVALGAAVQADILEGGVKDMLLLDVTPLSLGIETMGGAVARIIPRNSTIPASASEMFTTAVEGQTSIDIHVLQGEREMARDCRSLARFQLKPIAPAPAGLPRIEVKFLIDANGILTVAAADLHTGREQKVEVKPSYGLSEAEIERMIEESFTFAEQDFKQRQLVEARNEAEAILKATEKSLGDESASLLGAGERAAIEASLAELKAVTTGEDYKKIREVIDQLNQATYHLAEILMDSAVQATLKGKKLNEV comes from the coding sequence ATGGGGAAAGTGGTCGGAATCGATCTTGGCACAACCTTCAGCCTGGTGGCCTATACGGAGTTCGGCCAGCCGAATTGCATCCAGGGGCCGGCGGGGACGACACTGTGTCCCTCCGTCGTTTCGCTCGATGAGGACGGCCAGGTTGTGGTCGGCGAGCTGGCGCGCCAGCGGCTGCTGACCCATCCGGAGCGCACCATCTATTCCGTCAAGCGCCTGATGGGCCGCGGCGTGGAAGATGTCCGCGAGGAATTGAAGATTTTTCCGTTCCGGATCGACGAGAAAAGCAAGAACGTGATTCGCGTCCGGCTCGGCGGTGGCGCCGAACACCGATCCAATCGGGGCGAGCGCGTTTTTACCCCGCCGGAGATTTCTGCCTTCATCCTCCGCGAGTTGAAAAGCTGGGCGGAAACGTTCTTCGGCGAGGAAGTGGATCGGGCGGTGATCACCGTGCCCGCCTACTTCAATGACTCCCAGCGCCAGGCCACCAAGGATGCGGGCACGCTTGCCGGGCTTGAGGTGCTTCGCTTGGTCAATGAACCGACCGCCGCCTCGCTTGCCTACGGGCTCGACAAACGGCGGAACGGCAGGATCGCGGTGTACGACTTCGGCGGCGGGACGTTTGATATTTCCATTCTCAAGCTCAAGGACGGCATTTTCGAGGTGCAATCCACCAATGGCGATACCCATCTCGGTGGCGATGACATTGACAATTTGCTGGTGGAGTATTTGGTCGAAAAGCTCAATGCCTGTTTTGAAGACAGGCAGCCTCTCGATGCGCTGGTCAGGCAGCATCTGAGAAAGCAAGCGATCCAGATCAAGCATGAACTCAGCGTGAAGGAAACGGTTGCCGTTCACCTGGCGACGTGGGACCTGCCTCAAGGGAATCACGGATCGGGGGCCGATAAGCTGCAGTTGTCCTTCGACCTCAGCCGGGCTGAGTTCGAGCAAATGGTGGAACCGATCATTGAGCGCACGCTGGGTCCGGCGCGATTGGCCCTGAAGGATGCCGGGCTAAAACCGGCGGAGATTGATGAAGTGGTCTTGGTCGGCGGCTCGACGCGGATGCCGTTGGTGCGGCGGCGCGTGGAGGAGTTGTTTGGCCGCAAGCCGCACTGCGAGTTGAACCCGGATGAGGTGGTGGCTCTCGGCGCCGCCGTTCAGGCAGACATCCTTGAAGGCGGCGTGAAGGACATGCTGCTGCTGGACGTGACGCCGCTCTCGCTCGGGATTGAGACCATGGGCGGCGCGGTGGCCAGGATCATCCCGCGCAATTCCACCATTCCTGCCAGCGCCAGCGAAATGTTCACGACGGCAGTGGAGGGGCAAACGAGCATTGACATCCACGTGCTCCAGGGCGAGCGGGAGATGGCCCGGGATTGCCGGTCGCTGGCCCGCTTTCAGTTGAAGCCGATCGCCCCGGCGCCGGCTGGACTGCCCCGGATCGAAGTGAAGTTTTTGATTGACGCCAACGGGATTTTGACGGTGGCGGCGGCTGATCTCCACACTGGCCGCGAGCAGAAGGTGGAAGTGAAGCCCTCGTACGGCCTGAGCGAAGCGGAGATCGAGCGCATGATTGAGGAGTCCTTCACCTTCGCCGAGCAGGATTTCAAGCAGCGCCAGTTGGTTGAGGCGCGCAATGAGGCGGAAGCGATCTTGAAAGCGACGGAAAAGTCGCTGGGCGACGAGTCGGCATCGCTGCTGGGCGCCGGGGAACGCGCCGCGATCGAGGCTTCCCTGGCGGAGTTGAAGGCGGTGACGACCGGCGAGGATTACAAGAAGATCCGCGAGGTGATTGACCAGCTCAACCAGGCCACCTATCACCTGGCCGAGATCTTGATGGACAGCGCCGTGCAAGCGACTTTGAAAGGGAAGAAGTTGAATGAAGTTTGA
- the hscB gene encoding Fe-S protein assembly co-chaperone HscB has protein sequence MSKDQPKPTTLTPEGAVLLCWSCQAPVGGDPFCRSCMKIQPPAQEDYFLALGLDRKLALAAGDLETRFHEMSWKLHPDNFHKASALERTLSLKQSSILNDAYRTLRHPVARTEYLLRIEGARREGAKKQQAPQDLLEEVFALNEFLDEMRMEKRAGHAVPEELAGRLKEAKKNFEAKLKKVDDELTATFGNWDALPTGAAAEAKKPVLDRLNAILNRRSYIRNLLEDVQEVMEV, from the coding sequence ATGAGCAAGGACCAACCCAAGCCGACCACCCTCACCCCGGAAGGCGCGGTGCTTCTTTGTTGGAGTTGCCAGGCGCCGGTCGGGGGTGACCCCTTTTGTCGTTCCTGCATGAAGATCCAGCCGCCGGCACAGGAGGATTACTTCCTGGCGCTCGGACTGGATCGAAAGCTGGCGCTGGCCGCCGGCGATCTCGAAACGCGCTTTCACGAAATGAGCTGGAAGCTGCACCCCGACAATTTTCACAAGGCGTCAGCGCTGGAGCGAACGCTTTCCTTGAAGCAATCTTCGATTTTGAACGATGCCTATCGCACCTTGCGCCACCCGGTGGCCCGGACGGAATATCTGCTCCGCATCGAAGGCGCTCGCCGGGAGGGAGCCAAGAAACAACAAGCTCCGCAGGATCTGCTGGAAGAAGTCTTTGCCTTGAACGAGTTCCTCGATGAGATGCGCATGGAAAAGAGAGCGGGCCACGCCGTGCCGGAGGAGTTGGCCGGGCGCCTCAAAGAAGCGAAGAAAAATTTTGAAGCGAAATTAAAAAAGGTGGACGACGAGTTGACCGCAACGTTCGGGAATTGGGATGCCCTGCCCACCGGCGCTGCGGCCGAGGCAAAAAAGCCGGTGCTGGATCGCTTGAATGCGATCTTGAACCGCCGCTCCTATATTCGCAATCTGCTCGAGGATGTGCAGGAAGTCATGGAGGTCTGA
- a CDS encoding iron-sulfur cluster assembly accessory protein, with protein sequence MITVTEKAAKRIRELLQKEGIPIEAGGLRLGVQGGGCSGLTYAMRIDKQSRPSDKVFVQDGMRVFVDPKSYLYLAGTVLDFKEDLMQQGFVFENPNASKTCGCGTSFSA encoded by the coding sequence ATGATCACGGTTACTGAAAAAGCGGCGAAGAGGATCCGCGAACTGCTCCAAAAGGAAGGCATCCCGATCGAAGCCGGTGGGTTGCGCCTGGGCGTGCAGGGCGGCGGCTGCTCCGGTCTCACCTACGCGATGAGAATCGACAAGCAGTCCAGGCCGAGCGACAAGGTGTTCGTCCAGGATGGCATGCGCGTGTTCGTGGATCCCAAGAGCTACCTCTATCTCGCAGGTACCGTCCTCGATTTCAAAGAAGACTTGATGCAGCAGGGCTTTGTTTTCGAAAACCCGAATGCGTCGAAGACCTGCGGTTGTGGCACTTCCTTTTCGGCGTAG
- the iscU gene encoding Fe-S cluster assembly scaffold IscU, translating to MAYSNKVIDHYNNPRNVGSMPKEDPDVGTGLVGAPECGDVMKLQLKVNPETTVIEDAKFKTFGCGSAIASSSLATEWVKGKTVEDALKIKNTEIVKELSLPPVKIHCSVLAEDAIKAAVRDWKKKRGEEVPTAHAAIPASTASPSQS from the coding sequence ATGGCTTATTCCAACAAAGTGATCGACCACTACAACAATCCCCGCAACGTCGGCAGCATGCCCAAAGAAGATCCTGACGTGGGCACGGGGCTGGTCGGCGCGCCGGAGTGCGGCGACGTGATGAAGTTGCAGCTCAAGGTCAACCCGGAGACGACGGTCATTGAAGACGCCAAGTTCAAGACCTTCGGCTGCGGGTCGGCGATCGCCAGCTCATCGCTCGCCACCGAGTGGGTGAAGGGCAAGACGGTGGAGGATGCGCTCAAGATCAAGAATACCGAGATCGTCAAAGAGCTTTCGCTCCCACCCGTCAAAATCCACTGCTCGGTGCTGGCCGAAGACGCTATCAAGGCTGCCGTCCGCGACTGGAAGAAGAAACGGGGGGAAGAGGTTCCCACAGCCCACGCTGCCATTCCGGCCTCGACGGCGAGCCCCTCGCAGAGCTAA
- a CDS encoding IscS subfamily cysteine desulfurase — MAIKLPIYMDNHATTPVDPRVVEAMLPFYNEKFGNAASRNHAFGWEAEKAVEDARATIARLINASSKEIIFTSGATESDNLAIKGVAEMYREKGDHLITCVIEHKAVLDTCKRLEKYGFKVTYLPVAGDGLIDLDELKRAITPKTILVTIMAANNEIGVVQPVEEIGKITRERGVLFHTDGVQAVGKIPMDVQKMNIDLMSLTGHKIYGPKGIGALYVRRKNPRVQVAPIIDGGGHERGMRSGTLNVPSIVGFGKACELCEKEMGDEAARLGRLRDRLKDRIFSQLDEVYVNGSLTHRLPHNMNISFAYVEGESLLMGINDVAVSSGSACTSATLEPSYVLKALGVGEDLAHTSIRFGLGRFNTEEEVDYVTARVVETVNRLRELSPLYEMAKEGVDLKKMQWTA; from the coding sequence ATGGCCATCAAGCTTCCGATCTACATGGACAATCACGCCACGACACCGGTGGATCCGCGGGTGGTGGAGGCGATGCTGCCTTTTTACAACGAAAAGTTTGGCAATGCCGCCAGCCGGAATCATGCCTTCGGCTGGGAGGCAGAGAAGGCGGTCGAGGACGCGCGAGCGACCATTGCCCGCCTGATCAATGCCTCGTCAAAAGAGATTATCTTCACGTCCGGCGCAACCGAGTCAGACAACCTGGCCATCAAAGGGGTCGCCGAGATGTATCGCGAGAAAGGCGACCACCTGATCACCTGCGTCATCGAGCACAAGGCGGTGCTCGACACCTGCAAGCGTTTGGAGAAATACGGCTTCAAGGTGACCTACCTGCCCGTGGCTGGTGACGGCCTGATTGATCTGGACGAACTCAAGCGCGCCATCACACCCAAAACAATTCTCGTCACCATCATGGCGGCCAACAACGAGATTGGCGTGGTCCAGCCGGTCGAGGAGATCGGAAAGATTACTCGTGAGCGAGGTGTCTTGTTCCACACCGACGGCGTGCAGGCGGTCGGCAAGATCCCGATGGATGTCCAGAAAATGAACATTGACCTGATGTCGCTGACCGGGCACAAGATTTACGGACCGAAGGGCATCGGGGCCCTTTACGTTCGCCGCAAGAATCCGCGAGTGCAGGTTGCTCCGATCATTGATGGCGGCGGGCATGAGCGTGGCATGCGTTCCGGCACGTTGAACGTGCCCTCGATCGTCGGTTTCGGCAAAGCCTGCGAGCTTTGCGAAAAGGAGATGGGCGACGAAGCCGCCCGGCTGGGCCGGCTGCGCGACCGCCTGAAGGACAGAATCTTCTCGCAGCTTGATGAAGTCTATGTCAATGGCTCTTTGACGCACCGCCTGCCCCACAACATGAACATCAGCTTCGCCTACGTCGAGGGTGAATCGCTCCTGATGGGTATCAATGACGTCGCGGTCAGCTCGGGTTCGGCCTGTACCTCAGCCACCCTCGAGCCGAGCTACGTGCTGAAGGCATTGGGGGTGGGCGAAGACCTGGCCCACACCTCGATTCGCTTCGGCCTGGGCCGGTTCAATACCGAGGAAGAGGTGGATTACGTTACGGCTCGCGTTGTCGAGACGGTGAATCGCCTGCGCGAACTCTCCCCGCTCTACGAGATGGCAAAAGAGGGCGTGGATCTGAAGAAGATGCAGTGGACGGCGTAA
- a CDS encoding Rrf2 family transcriptional regulator codes for MLKLTKKADYGLIAVKHLAMRGQAASCSATDIAESYGIPAQLMAKVLQKLTKRGLLVSRHGSNGGYALARAAADITALEVISAIDGPLYITSCVTTHGDCYQTPRCTVREPLRKVNDSILQVLGTIRISELAAEGTPRLATESVTIRT; via the coding sequence ATGCTGAAACTTACAAAGAAAGCAGACTACGGATTGATTGCGGTGAAGCACTTGGCTATGAGAGGCCAGGCAGCTTCCTGCAGCGCCACCGACATTGCCGAGTCTTACGGGATCCCGGCGCAATTAATGGCGAAGGTGCTGCAAAAGCTGACCAAGCGGGGCTTGCTGGTTTCGCGGCACGGTTCGAACGGCGGTTACGCGCTTGCCCGGGCGGCCGCGGACATTACCGCCCTTGAGGTGATCAGTGCGATTGACGGACCACTCTATATCACCTCGTGCGTGACGACCCACGGCGACTGCTACCAAACGCCGCGCTGCACGGTGCGGGAGCCGCTACGCAAGGTCAACGACAGCATTCTGCAAGTTTTGGGTACGATCCGGATTTCAGAACTGGCCGCTGAAGGGACGCCCCGGCTGGCCACAGAATCGGTGACGATTCGAACTTAA
- a CDS encoding HD domain-containing phosphohydrolase — protein MSERLIKKLLDTNKELLLIFSILAFAAVVNFFVSSQRLLLSFYNLPTLFAAYYFGRKRAVQTAIASILTVIWVALGNPIVFAAGKIQLAHRTLDVYLDLVTWGSFLVVTAYATGTLYERKEQHFHELRQTYEGILLILSHFMANDKYTQNHAYRVSVFSSKIAGHMGLKEEQIEDVRAAALLHDLGKLDISRDILYKAARLSESEYKEMRSHVVQGVNLLKPIGGSLKRVIPIVLAHHDKFDGTGYNPLQGEQIPIEARILSVADVYDSLTTDRPYRKAISPFEVREMIVQGSGKDFDPKVVAAFERALRNNEFEIPEFLV, from the coding sequence ATGAGCGAGAGATTGATCAAGAAACTTCTCGACACAAACAAGGAACTGCTGCTGATCTTCTCGATCTTGGCTTTCGCGGCGGTGGTGAATTTCTTTGTCTCTTCGCAAAGGCTGCTGCTCTCTTTTTACAATTTGCCGACGTTGTTTGCAGCCTACTATTTTGGCCGCAAGCGAGCGGTTCAAACCGCCATCGCCTCCATTCTGACTGTGATTTGGGTGGCCCTCGGTAATCCGATCGTTTTTGCCGCTGGGAAAATCCAGCTCGCTCATCGAACCCTGGACGTCTATCTGGATTTGGTGACCTGGGGCTCGTTTTTGGTGGTCACCGCCTATGCCACCGGAACGCTCTACGAGCGCAAAGAACAGCATTTTCATGAGCTGCGACAAACCTACGAGGGCATCCTGCTCATCCTCAGCCACTTCATGGCCAATGACAAGTACACCCAAAACCACGCCTATCGTGTCTCCGTCTTCTCCTCCAAGATCGCGGGCCACATGGGTCTGAAGGAAGAACAGATTGAAGACGTGCGGGCGGCAGCGCTGCTGCACGACCTCGGAAAATTGGACATCAGCCGCGACATTCTCTACAAGGCGGCTCGGCTCAGCGAAAGCGAATACAAAGAGATGCGCTCTCACGTGGTTCAGGGCGTCAACCTCCTGAAGCCGATCGGCGGTTCGCTCAAGCGCGTCATCCCCATTGTTTTGGCCCACCACGACAAGTTCGATGGCACCGGCTACAATCCGCTCCAGGGAGAACAGATCCCCATCGAAGCCCGCATCTTGTCCGTGGCCGATGTCTATGATTCCCTCACCACCGATCGCCCTTACCGCAAGGCGATCTCGCCCTTCGAGGTGCGGGAGATGATCGTGCAGGGCTCAGGCAAGGATTTTGACCCCAAGGTGGTGGCCGCTTTCGAACGAGCCCTTCGCAACAACGAGTTTGAAATCCCGGAATTTCTGGTCTGA
- the coaD gene encoding pantetheine-phosphate adenylyltransferase, with product MAAGETIKPRVAIYPGSFDPITNGHLDLIERGAKIFDRLIVALLRNPDKGPLFTIPEREMMLREVTKHLSNVEVDTFDGLLVDYATRRGAQVILRGIRAISDYEYELQMALMNRKLEPQLETVFMMPAEAYSYLSSRLVREIFQLGGSIKGLVPPIVEERLRHKVPR from the coding sequence ATGGCAGCCGGGGAAACGATAAAACCAAGGGTGGCCATTTATCCCGGGTCTTTTGACCCGATCACCAACGGGCACCTGGACTTGATCGAGCGGGGCGCCAAAATCTTTGATCGTCTGATCGTCGCGCTCCTTCGGAATCCTGACAAAGGCCCGCTTTTTACCATTCCCGAGCGCGAGATGATGCTGCGCGAGGTAACCAAACATCTTTCCAACGTGGAAGTGGACACCTTTGACGGGCTGCTGGTGGATTACGCCACCCGTCGCGGCGCGCAGGTGATCCTGCGCGGCATACGGGCTATTTCCGATTACGAATACGAACTACAAATGGCCTTAATGAACCGCAAGCTGGAACCCCAGTTAGAGACGGTATTCATGATGCCGGCCGAGGCTTACAGCTATCTGAGCTCGCGGCTGGTGCGGGAGATCTTTCAACTAGGCGGCTCCATCAAGGGGTTGGTGCCGCCGATCGTCGAGGAACGACTGCGTCACAAGGTGCCGCGATAG